In Oryzias latipes chromosome 15, ASM223467v1, the following proteins share a genomic window:
- the yipf3 gene encoding protein YIPF3, protein MSTGPGSGTTNAEPWGSFDDNLIQGSSAVIDMENLDDTSGSSFEDVGEMHQRMREEEEVAAEAAAAEEGDDGEFLGMKGLKGQLGRQVADEVWQAGKRQASKAFSLYGNIDILRPYFDVEPAQVRSRLLESMFPIRMINYPQKIAGELYGPLMLVFTLVAILLHGMKTSGTVIREGTLMGTAIGTCFGYWLGVSSFIYFLAYLVNAQVTMLQMLSLLGYGLFGPCVVLLVTYNVHFHVLFYLLWLLIGGLSTLRMVAVLLSRTVGRTPRLLLCGSLALLHMSFLFYLHFSYHRILEGLLDSLEGPNLAPIQRVPRDVPELTLNNTLLGHGLLATH, encoded by the exons ATGTCTACCGGCCCAGGAAGCGGAACCACGAATGCGGAACCGTGGGGCAGCTTTGATGAtaacctgatccag GGTAGCTCGGCCGTCATCGACATGGAGAACCTAGACGACACGTCGGGCTCCAGTTTTGAGGATGTTGGCGAGATGCATCAGAGgatgagggaggaggaggaagtggcGGCGGAGGCGGCTGCGGCCGAGGAGGGAGACGACGGAGAATTCCTGGGCATGAAGGGTTTGAAGGGTCAGCTGGGCCGGCAGGTGGCTGATGAG GTGTGGCAGGCAGGAAAGCGTCAGGCCTCCAAGGCCTTCAGCCTTTATGGCAACATCGACATCCTGCGGCCGTACTTCGACGTGGAGCCGGCACAAGTGCGAAGCAG GCTCCTGGAGTCCATGTTCCCCATCCGTATGATCAACTACCCTCAG AAGATCGCTGGCGAGCTTTATGGCCCGCTGATGCTCGTCTTCACACTGGTGGCTATTCTGTTGCATGGCATGAAGACATCAGGAACCGTTATT AGGGAGGGCACCCTCATGGGCACGGCCATAGGGACGTGCTTCGGTTACTGGCTCGGCGTCTCCTCCTTCATCTACTTCTTGGCATATCTGGTCAACGCGCAGGTCACCATGCTGCAGATGCTTTCTCTGCTG GGATATGGACTATTTGGCCCCTGCGTGGTTCTGCTCGTCACCTACAACGTCCACTTCCACGTCCTGTTCTACCTGCTGTGGCTGCTGATCGGAGGGTTATCCACGCTGCGCATG gtggCGGTGCTGCTTTCCCGAACCGTGGGTCGGACGCCTCGGCTGCTGCTCTGTGGATCGCTGGCACTGCTGCACATGAGCTTCCTGTTTTACCTGCACTTCAGCTACCACCGGATCCTGGAAG gaCTACTGGATTCTCTGGAAGGACCCAACTTAGCTCCTATTCAGCGAGTCCCCCGAGATGTTCCAGAACTGACACTAAACAACACCTTGCTGGGACACGGCCTGCTTGCAACTCACTGA
- the ncoa4 gene encoding nuclear receptor coactivator 4 isoform X1 produces MISAKNNNKGTRMAAVPGGLKQCRQAQEQLDSAISSVLRAEQQLRENAREVRSELQNCVSRQQEALRCREVWLLGQIELLEQVKSETLQHQLQQLHRLRGQFDVISLQLESSSSIELSKQLSTCMERFSSLSLTPEETPEMSFHADTRSLRQAITSFGSITAQVEETGSHQSAVLHGAPVQLCPPPTSQQTELATLSKWLQGATPSSSSSSLPGYQPSSNLQDWLQTGQDSKTSSPVLVHADFLHAWGQLLDLEAWLLQDQNWVSRERTTSSSSSSTFSIEKIDESEFNVPEEEGDLDDWLVTPPLAATDGLSDAERWRSVLRPFQDSWVSSEWLVEASPSTPNCTSCCQSSSAVEIENLGQLKCLKSPPAVGPTPAISAPPVPTVEAWLQQVAPLQQTCRANEPCSSYSECVCEDNCGKEALSRWLLKQEGRDKNGVLLSKNSSAPQQHKEHEHKVQAILEAWLHPSTGKAPPGSSPFQFPLNPELWVLPKAPGSEVAPHPVEDLEDKWLLRKRSQAQECLVLPAVCDLFSCMKMGGDKEKWLQKAAMQM; encoded by the exons ATGATTTCtgccaaaaacaacaacaaaggcaCGCG GATGGCAGCGGTGCCGGGGGGCCTGAAGCAGTGCCGGCAGGCCCAGGAGCAGCTAGACAGCGCCATCAGCAGTGTACTGAGAGCTGAGCAGCAGCTCAGGGAGAATGCCAGAGAG gtTCGTTCTGAGCTGCAAAACTGCGTGAGCCGCCAGCAAGAGGCTCTGCGGTGCAGGGAGGTGTGGCTACTGGGTCAGATTGAGCTGCTGGAGCAAGTTAAGTCAGAGACTTTGCAacatcagctgcagcagctgcatcgg ctcaGAGGGCAGTTCGACGTGATCTCCCTGCAGCTGGAGAGTAGCTCCAGCATCGAGCTGAGCAAGCAGCTGAGCACCTGCATGGAGCG GTTTTCCTCCCTGAGCCTGACTCCAGAAGAAACGCCCGAGATGAGTTTCCACGCGGACACACGTTCCCTGAGGCAAGCCATCACCTCATTCGGCAGCATCACTGCACAG GTGGAGGAGACTGGGTCACATCAGAGCGCTGTCCTCCATGGAGCTCCAGTGCAGCTTTGTCCCCCCCCTACCAGTCAGCAG ACAGAGCTGGCGACTTTGAGCAAGTGGCTGCAAGGAGCCACTccatccagcagcagcagctctcttCCTGGGTACCAGCCGAGCAGCAACCTTCAGGATTGGTTGCAAACCGGCCAGGACTCAAAG ACTTCCTCTCCTGTCCTGGTTCATGCAGACTTCCTCCACGCCTGGGGTCAGTTGCTGGACCTGGAGGCATGGCTCCTGCAGGACCAGAACTGGGTCAGTCGGGAAAgaaccaccagcagcagcagcagctccacttTCTCCATCGAGAAAATTGACGAATCCGAGTTCAATGTGCCTGAGGAGGAGGGGGACCTGGACGACTGGCTTGTCACCCCGCCTCTCGCTGCCACAGATGGGCTGTCAGATGCAGAGCGGTGGCGTAGCGTCCTCCGCCCCTTCCAAGACAGCTGGGTGTCCAGCGAGTGGCTGGTTGAGGCCAGCCCCTCCACTCCCAACTGCACCTCTTGCTGTCAGAGCAGCAGTGCTGTGGAGATCGAGAACCTGGGCCAGCTTAAGTGCCTTAAGAGCCCTCCTGCAGTCGGACCTACTCCAGCCATCTCGGCACCCCCCGTCCCCACAGTAGAGGCGTGGCTACAGCAGGTTGCACCGCTGCAGCAAACCTGCAGGGCCAACGAGCCGTGTTCCTCCTACTCAGAGTGTGTATGTGAAGATAACTGTGGGAAGGAGGCACTGAGCCGCTGGCTGCTGAAGCAGGAAGGGCGGGACAAGAACGGCGTCCTGCTATCAAAGAACAGCTCCGCCCCCCAGCAGCACAAGGAGCACGAACATAAG GTTCAGGCTATTTTGGAAGCGTGGCTCCACCCTAGCACCGGCAAAGCTCCGCCTGGCTCGTCTCCATTCCAGTTCCCTCTGAATCCAGAGCTCTGGGTTCTTCCTAAGGCCCCGGGCTCCGAAGTTGCTCCTCATCCAGTGGAAGACCTCGAGGACAAGTGgctgctgaggaagaggagtcaAGCCCAG GAGTGCCTGGTACTGCCCGCTGTTTGTGACTTGTTCTCCTGCATGAAAATGGGTGGAGACAAAGAGAAGTGGCTGCAGAAAGCTGCCATGCAG ATGTGA
- the ncoa4 gene encoding nuclear receptor coactivator 4 isoform X2 — translation MAAVPGGLKQCRQAQEQLDSAISSVLRAEQQLRENAREVRSELQNCVSRQQEALRCREVWLLGQIELLEQVKSETLQHQLQQLHRLRGQFDVISLQLESSSSIELSKQLSTCMERFSSLSLTPEETPEMSFHADTRSLRQAITSFGSITAQVEETGSHQSAVLHGAPVQLCPPPTSQQTELATLSKWLQGATPSSSSSSLPGYQPSSNLQDWLQTGQDSKTSSPVLVHADFLHAWGQLLDLEAWLLQDQNWVSRERTTSSSSSSTFSIEKIDESEFNVPEEEGDLDDWLVTPPLAATDGLSDAERWRSVLRPFQDSWVSSEWLVEASPSTPNCTSCCQSSSAVEIENLGQLKCLKSPPAVGPTPAISAPPVPTVEAWLQQVAPLQQTCRANEPCSSYSECVCEDNCGKEALSRWLLKQEGRDKNGVLLSKNSSAPQQHKEHEHKVQAILEAWLHPSTGKAPPGSSPFQFPLNPELWVLPKAPGSEVAPHPVEDLEDKWLLRKRSQAQECLVLPAVCDLFSCMKMGGDKEKWLQKAAMQM, via the exons ATGGCAGCGGTGCCGGGGGGCCTGAAGCAGTGCCGGCAGGCCCAGGAGCAGCTAGACAGCGCCATCAGCAGTGTACTGAGAGCTGAGCAGCAGCTCAGGGAGAATGCCAGAGAG gtTCGTTCTGAGCTGCAAAACTGCGTGAGCCGCCAGCAAGAGGCTCTGCGGTGCAGGGAGGTGTGGCTACTGGGTCAGATTGAGCTGCTGGAGCAAGTTAAGTCAGAGACTTTGCAacatcagctgcagcagctgcatcgg ctcaGAGGGCAGTTCGACGTGATCTCCCTGCAGCTGGAGAGTAGCTCCAGCATCGAGCTGAGCAAGCAGCTGAGCACCTGCATGGAGCG GTTTTCCTCCCTGAGCCTGACTCCAGAAGAAACGCCCGAGATGAGTTTCCACGCGGACACACGTTCCCTGAGGCAAGCCATCACCTCATTCGGCAGCATCACTGCACAG GTGGAGGAGACTGGGTCACATCAGAGCGCTGTCCTCCATGGAGCTCCAGTGCAGCTTTGTCCCCCCCCTACCAGTCAGCAG ACAGAGCTGGCGACTTTGAGCAAGTGGCTGCAAGGAGCCACTccatccagcagcagcagctctcttCCTGGGTACCAGCCGAGCAGCAACCTTCAGGATTGGTTGCAAACCGGCCAGGACTCAAAG ACTTCCTCTCCTGTCCTGGTTCATGCAGACTTCCTCCACGCCTGGGGTCAGTTGCTGGACCTGGAGGCATGGCTCCTGCAGGACCAGAACTGGGTCAGTCGGGAAAgaaccaccagcagcagcagcagctccacttTCTCCATCGAGAAAATTGACGAATCCGAGTTCAATGTGCCTGAGGAGGAGGGGGACCTGGACGACTGGCTTGTCACCCCGCCTCTCGCTGCCACAGATGGGCTGTCAGATGCAGAGCGGTGGCGTAGCGTCCTCCGCCCCTTCCAAGACAGCTGGGTGTCCAGCGAGTGGCTGGTTGAGGCCAGCCCCTCCACTCCCAACTGCACCTCTTGCTGTCAGAGCAGCAGTGCTGTGGAGATCGAGAACCTGGGCCAGCTTAAGTGCCTTAAGAGCCCTCCTGCAGTCGGACCTACTCCAGCCATCTCGGCACCCCCCGTCCCCACAGTAGAGGCGTGGCTACAGCAGGTTGCACCGCTGCAGCAAACCTGCAGGGCCAACGAGCCGTGTTCCTCCTACTCAGAGTGTGTATGTGAAGATAACTGTGGGAAGGAGGCACTGAGCCGCTGGCTGCTGAAGCAGGAAGGGCGGGACAAGAACGGCGTCCTGCTATCAAAGAACAGCTCCGCCCCCCAGCAGCACAAGGAGCACGAACATAAG GTTCAGGCTATTTTGGAAGCGTGGCTCCACCCTAGCACCGGCAAAGCTCCGCCTGGCTCGTCTCCATTCCAGTTCCCTCTGAATCCAGAGCTCTGGGTTCTTCCTAAGGCCCCGGGCTCCGAAGTTGCTCCTCATCCAGTGGAAGACCTCGAGGACAAGTGgctgctgaggaagaggagtcaAGCCCAG GAGTGCCTGGTACTGCCCGCTGTTTGTGACTTGTTCTCCTGCATGAAAATGGGTGGAGACAAAGAGAAGTGGCTGCAGAAAGCTGCCATGCAG ATGTGA